Sequence from the Ostrea edulis chromosome 8, xbOstEdul1.1, whole genome shotgun sequence genome:
actgttagtccccgggggtctctacagcccagtagctaagtatttcgttactagcttgaaaatacggatgtatatttaattgctgttgtaaaatttagaaattcatttcaaaattaaggattatctccctcatgcatagctcttatccttagacaaatttgaccTCACTTTTtaggcacactgtttttccctataatagctctaaaccttcattgttatttcagatttcaaacattttggttgagcatcaccgaagagacattatttgtcgaaatgcgcatctggtgcatcaaaattggtacagtataagttttacatctgcTTGTGTGATTagataatccatcaagataaattatcatatatgaATCAGTGTGTacatatcttttataaaaatatttcatcttgaAAATATCTAGGCTTAATTTCTCTTTGAGACAATgcaaacgcaagtatatcgattgctgctttcttatgtAACTGATCTACTTTAGAGCTGAAAgtagatcaaatagttttctggattTTTCCTCgccatggatacagatattgcactgaaagtCTAACAGGCGTGTTGTACCATTTGTGGTAGTGTTATTTAAGATGTCAGGCATTCAAAAAGAGAATTGATAGGtaaacatcagaaaatcacacattttcgaaaaatggaataataaaaatagattaaaacttgttaaaatgataaatttgtaGTGTCATCAGTTTAGAAAAACTgctaatttataaattatatgtataaaatttcaCAATCACTCCTGCATGAATTCATCATAAAATTTACCAGACATTTGATCTAGCTGACACAGTTCTAATTTGTCCAGCCTAGTTTTTGAAATCCACCAGTCCCACTGGAAAAAATTTAAACCGTTAAATATTTCTAAAGTCTGGTGATTTTGATCTCACCGGAGCTGGAgtctcaagtgagcttttctgattgaaatttgtCCATTTGCGTAGTCGTTGGcgtcattgtaaacttttcactttCTAGCTCACCTGAGCGAAAGGCTGAAATGAccttttctgataaaaatttgtctgttggctgtaaacttttcacattttcaccttcttctcaagaaccacttggtcaatttcaaccacacttggccaaaagcatccttgagtgaagggctttcaagttttcaaatgaACGGCCatttccccttcaaagggagataattaaaaaaatgcaaaattagggtagggtcttCCAAAAATCTTCTAActaagaaccaatgggccagaggagctgacatttacataaaagcttcctgacatagtgcaaattcaagtttgttcaaatcatggcccctggaggtaggatggggtcacaataggggatctgAGTTTTAcaggggatccaagttttacatagaaatatatagggaaaatcttttaaaatcttctccacaaccactgagccagaagagccgAGATTTACATTAATAAAGcttactgacatagtgcagattcaactttgttcaaatcatggccttcgggggtaggttggagccacaataggggatcaaagttttgcatagaaatatatagggaaaatctttaaaaatctttttctcaagaaccaattagtcagaataactgagatttacttgaaagcttcctgatatagtgcagattcaagtttgttcaaatcatggcctccggggtatgctggggccacaataggggatcaaagttttacatagcaatatatagggaaagtctttcaaaatattcttcttaagaaccactgagccagaaaagctgagagtTACAtagaagcttcctgacatagtgcagattcaaggttgttcgAATCATGGACTCCGGGGATAGGTAgggaccacaataggagatcaaagttttaaatagaaatatatagagaatttttttttaaaatcttcttctcaagaaccattgggccaaagaagttgacatttacatgaaagctttctgacatagtgcagattcaacttgtaaaaatcatggcccccaggggtaggttggggccagaatagggactaaggttttacatgcagatatatatggaaagtcttcagagtgaaaaattctcgagcgagacgtcaAGCAAGACACAATCTtcaggccaaggtgactcagatgagcaatgtggcccatgttCCTCttgttcatcttcttctccagaaccacttggccaatttcaaccaaacttggctcAGAGCATCCCTCATAGaagaaaattcaagtttgttcaagtgaaGGGCCATaaccccttcaaaggggagataatcaccaaatacatatatatatatatatagggtgggaccatttaaaaatcttctcaagaaccacggagccagaagagctgaatttcatatgaaagcttcctgagaatgcagattcaaatttattaaaattatggcccccagtGGTAGAGTGAGCCATGATaagggatcaaagatttacatccaaatatataggaaaaatctttaaaaatcttcttctcaagaaccataggGCCTCTGTGGcccagtggttagagcatcacgctcaaaatcacaaggCCTCTCACCCCTGTCagcgcaggttcgaatcccgctcatgctggtaagtgagaaagtttcccagtttattttcggaaggtcggtggtatcttcccaggtacattgtatctgggttctctcttccaccaataaaaactggatgCCACCAAGatagctgaaaaattgttgagtgtggcggaaaacatcaatcaatcaatctcaagGACCACTGGTCCAGGAAAGTACGAATTAACATGGAAACTTCCTGACTGGTACAGTTTGTGAAACCCATGACCCATGAGGGttggttggggccacaataagggatcaacatttaacatacaaatatatatggaaaatctctAAAGATCTTCTCcgtcaagaaccactggaccaggaaagtagaaatttactggaaagcctcctgacataatgcagattaaagtttgttgcgggaaggggggggggcacaatagagatcaaagttttacatgcaaatatgtaggtgactcaggtgatgtggcccattggctttctgtttatatttttgtcaacagaggatgcttttTTCATCTAGACACcttatccaggggtccatttttgcccaactctccattttgtattgcttatagaagttatgagattgatcaggccatcattaaaaaattttttgtttgatgtactccgacccacatttttcaagtcgggtaggtaggtcggtatttattattatttttttaatgtcataaaaatcaaatttacatttactgatgttttcattaaacacataacgCTGCCAGACATAATAGAgtttaaaatattcatgttgtacacattgtatataatacacgtaAATCTTCCAATGTCTTCTGAAATTTACTGAGGATGTTTTGTATTTGTCACGGATGAGGACCTCTacagttgttaataaataaatgaacaCCCCTTTTTATTACCACCGATTGATTCTTCTATTTGTGGTTCGACATTCATAATAGTAATCACCTAAACACTTTAAAGTGATCCATGAATATCCAAGTGAATTACATAATGAtggcaatttacaatcaattttAATATTgcccaatataattttaatgccgACTTCCCCGCATCGTTCACTTTGTTGTGACGATCATGTTCCATTCGTGTGTCTCAGTTTAAGAGCAAAGTAAAAGTGCCTTTCACCTATTAAATCGtaataacatttaaataatcccatatcaaaatttatgcgtgctttttcagaaatatatatagaccATCAACTCGTGGTCTGCCATAATTTTGGTGCGCTATCTCGcgtgattttttatttaagtaacatggctttcaaacttttgtacacAAATACGATCAGGCCTCGACGGGGGAGTTCGTAGCTTCTTGCTCAATCTTGTTGGTAgataatgtggtaatttggagCAGGGATGCGGCATatagaaaagtgtttgaaaagttcccggattaacaaatggtcattatcaaagtgaaagtagaaccgaAAGACGCAACGCTCAAAGAACATTTTGATACAGTGTAACaaaaattctgtaaaacaaccagtccaaaaaaaaaaaaggcatcAACTTTAAAACTAATTCGAAGAATGTCTACTTTCCAGggagcaaaaaataaaataaaatttcgaaGTGTGGAGAAAACGATTGGGTCGGGACAAATTTCACGgatcggtcggagtacatcaaacaaataaatttttagctcacctgagctgaaagctcaagtgagcttttttgatcacccgtattccggcgtccgtccgtctgtccgtccgtgtgtccgtctgtaaacttttcacattttcaacttcttctcaacaaccacttggccaatttcaaccaaacttggcacaaagcatccttgggtaaaggggattctcaatttttcaaatgaagggccaggcccccgtccaaggggagataatcaagaaaaagcaaaattagggtggggtcactaaaaaatctccttctcaagaaccaccgggccagaagagctgaaacttatgtggaagcttcttaaggaagtgtagattctaaattgttcaaatcatgacccccgtggtaaggtaggggccacaatagagggtcaaagttttatattgaaatatataggcaaattctttaaaaatcttcttctaaagaaccaccgggccagaagagctggaacttatatgaaagcttcttcaatgagtgtagattctaaattgttcaaatcatgacccccggggtaaGAGTGGGGaaacaatagggaatcaaaatgGGATCAAAGATGTGAAGAATTAATAACTGTAATATATTGGAATTAACCTTCTTCAAATGTATAACATAGCTTTTTGTGTCTTATTATTTGGGAGTATTGATCTCAAGTTATGTTTGGTGTtttctttatacaaaattaagtgagGACAAAAAAATACAAGTTTGTggatttagacccccccccttttttttttgtttatgcTGCCATAGTGCATATTATACATTAGTATGaaattgtacatgttatatatttcaGGATTTATGAATTCTTTTTTAATAAACCATTTATATTGAGTTACACCAGGGACGTATATGGTTTATAATTATGATTGTATTTTTTCGAAGTCTTGAATGTTGTCAGATATTACCATGTGCCCCTCTTTCaaggggaaatatttaaaaattcctgaaaatttggtgccatcttttaaaaatcttttcaagaaccactgggccagaaaagcagAAATTTATGTTGAAACCTTCATTACATTTTGTAGATTCCAGttttaaatcatgacccctaAGGTAGAATGGGGCAAGagtgggggatcaaagttttatataggaatatataggaaaaaatcttttgtaatcttcttctcaggaacAGCCATTATTGGTCACATTGATATGGAAAAATCCTTAGGTAGggtagattcaattttgttcaattcatgaccccctggggtaggattgGCCCAAttaatatttcaacttttgaaactGAATTCCTCTCTGCTTTTTCTAGCAGTAACCAAAGtgatcaggtgagcgatgtggcccatgggcctcttgttattttaagtctcactgttatcttcacctctcattcTCACATGTGAGTAGAATGTAAAGGTACAAGTCGAGGCTTCAACCTCAGAATAAGAAAAATTACTGAAAGAAAATCTATGACTATGTATGATATGTACTCTTCTGTTGCAGAAATCCCACCAGAGAGGCAGACCAGACGCTAACAACACTGTCGAAAATCCGAAAGACAACATAAACAGGAACAGGATTTGCATAAACAGGAATGAAAATGACATAGCTTTTTTAGATGTGATAAAAAAGAATACGCGAAGTTCTCCTAACTTAGATGATTCCATGCAGTCTATCAGAAGTAGTACATCAAGTTTTAGCATTGTTTAGGGTTGAATATGTCTTCTACACATTTAAAAACTAGTGCAAATGAAGAAGATTTTGGGTGGAACAAGTCTGTAGATTCTGTCTGTGTAACAGAAGGTTTACAGAAGTGTACTATGATAATTATGCATGCAAGTGCAAATGGAAAAGGTGACAGACATAGTGAATGTGTGGAAACTGTCTGTTTAACAAGTCAAAATGAAGGTCAGGAAAATGATTTACAGAAATTTATAAACCCACATGCAGGTGAAGAAAAACGTTATCAATGTGACTTCTGTGGGAAGGCATTCATAGAGACAAGACACTTGCATATACACATGACAACACATACTAGTGATAAATCTTATGAATGTGGTGTCTGTGGAAGGGCGTTTAGTCATAAaggacatttacatgtacacatgagAACACATACCGGTGATAAGCCTCATAAATGTGAGTTCTGTGGGAAAGCTTTCAGTCAGAGGGGAGCATTACGTACACACAAGAGGATACACACTAATGATGAACGTTATAAATGTGAAGTCTGCGGGGAGGCATTCAGTAAGACAAAAGCATTACAGAAACATACAAGGACACATACCGGTTATAGaccttataaatgtgatgtctgtgaGAGGGGATTTAATGTGAGAGGAGCATTGAAGAAACACAAGAGGACACATACTGGTGAGAAACCTTACACATGTGATGCTTGTGAGAAAACCTTTAGTCTTAGAGGAACACTGCAGTACCACATGAGGATACATACTGGTGAGAAaccttataaatgtgatgtGTGTTGGAAAGCATTCAGCAATGGAGATGGTTTAAAAAAGCATATGAGGGTGCATACTGGTGAGAAACCTTATGAATGTGGTATCTGTGGAAAGTCATTCAGTTGCACAGGTGCGTTACATAGACACATGAGGATACATACTGGTGAGAAaccttataaatgtgatgtctgtgggaaGATGTTTAGTCAACTGGAGCACTTGCAGGCACACATTAGgacacatactggtgataaacctCATGAATGCGGTGTTTGTGGGAAGTCATCCAATTGTCCAGCAGACTTACTGAAACACATAAGgacacatactggtgataaaccttataaatgtgatgtctgtggaaAAGCATACAGTCAGACAGCACACTTACAAACACACTTAAGGAAACACActggtgataaaccttattTATGTGAAGTCTGTGGGAAGGCTTTCATAGAAACAGGAACATTAAAGAGACACATGAAGATACATACTGGTGATAAACAGAACAAATGTGAAGTCTGTGGGAAGGCATTCATTGAGAAAGGAACATTACTAAGACACCTGAAgacacatactggtgataaaccttataaatgtgatgtctgtgggaaGGCGTTCAGTCAGACCGGAAGTTTACAGACACACTTGAGGATACATACAGGTATTAAACCTTATATATGTGATGTCTGTGGTAAAGAATTCATTCAAGATGGAGGCTTGCAGAAACACCTAAGGATACATGCTGGTGATAAACCTTATGaatgtgatgtctgtggaaAAGCATTCAATCAGACAGGAACATTACTAAGACACCTGAAGATacatactggtgataaaccttaGAAATGT
This genomic interval carries:
- the LOC125663086 gene encoding zinc finger protein OZF-like; translated protein: MSSTHLKTSANEEDFGWNKSVDSVCVTEGLQKCTMIIMHASANGKGDRHSECVETVCLTSQNEGQENDLQKFINPHAGEEKRYQCDFCGKAFIETRHLHIHMTTHTSDKSYECGVCGRAFSHKGHLHVHMRTHTGDKPHKCEFCGKAFSQRGALRTHKRIHTNDERYKCEVCGEAFSKTKALQKHTRTHTGYRPYKCDVCERGFNVRGALKKHKRTHTGEKPYTCDACEKTFSLRGTLQYHMRIHTGEKPYKCDVCWKAFSNGDGLKKHMRVHTGEKPYECGICGKSFSCTGALHRHMRIHTGEKPYKCDVCGKMFSQLEHLQAHIRTHTGDKPHECGVCGKSSNCPADLLKHIRTHTGDKPYKCDVCGKAYSQTAHLQTHLRKHTGDKPYLCEVCGKAFIETGTLKRHMKIHTGDKQNKCEVCGKAFIEKGTLLRHLKTHTGDKPYKCDVCGKAFSQTGSLQTHLRIHTGIKPYICDVCGKEFIQDGGLQKHLRIHAGDKPYECDVCGKAFNQTGTLLRHLKIHTGDKP